The following proteins are encoded in a genomic region of Caldalkalibacillus thermarum:
- a CDS encoding YfhD family protein, whose translation MKRKEQSLVVKAEDIEFSREMADREDLEALKRAEAADKRAQQKK comes from the coding sequence ATGAAGAGAAAGGAACAGTCCCTCGTGGTGAAGGCCGAAGATATTGAGTTTTCACGTGAAATGGCCGACCGGGAAGATCTGGAAGCCTTAAAACGGGCAGAAGCAGCAGACAAGCGGGCCCAGCAGAAAAAATAA